The Vulcanimicrobium alpinum sequence GTCAGCGGACCGCTGCCGGCGAAAAGCGCGTTCGGCGCCTCATCGCGCGGGTCGAGCGGCGCCGTCTCGCTCGCGCTCAGATCGCGCGTGTCGGCCAGCGTGAAACTGCGCGCGCGCAGCTTCGCGCGCGGCGAGAGATCGTACGTCAGGTGCACGAGCGCCGTCGACGCCGCGATGCTCGATCCGAGCACCGCCGTCGTGCTTCCCTGCGGCGACGAGAACGTCACCGGGTAGTCGTGAACGTAGCCGTCGCTGTGCGCGCTGCCGGCCGCAAGTGCGTAACCGAGCCGGCCGATCCGTCCCGTGCCGCCTGCGTCGATCGTCGAGGTGCCGAACGAACCGGCGGAGAGACGCAGCAGCCGTTGCGGCGTCGCCGTCGGCCGCAGCGAGACCAGATTGACCTCGCCGCCGATCGTGTCGGCGCCGCGATGATCCTCGGGGCCGAGACCTTCGCTCACCTCGACCGCGCCGAGCACCGCCGACGGAAACAGCGCGAGATCGACGTCGCCGGTGTTCGCATCGTTGAGCGGCTGACCGTCGAGCGAGATCCGCGTCTCCGACGGATCGGGGCCACGCAGCGCGACGACGGCGGCCGATCCCGGCTCGCCGCCCCCCGGCTTCACCAGCGTCACCGACGGCAGCGTCGCGAGCGCATCGACGGCGCGATCGTATCCCGACGCGGTGAGATCGGCGCGCGTGATCTCGCGCGACGGCACGGTCGAACGCGCGGGGGCGAGCCGGCCGTCGACGCTGATGCGCCCGATCTCGCGCAGCTTCCCGGCGCCCGCCGGTTCGAGCGCGACATCGAGCCGTTCGCCCTCGTGCACGACGACGTCGGTGATCGCGGGCGCGTAGCCGGGCGCGGAGATCACGACACGATAACGGCCGGCCGGGAGCTGCAGGCGGAAGCGTCCGGCCGTGTCGCTGTCGGCATCCGCGCTCGCGGTCCCGCCGGCATGAACGTGCGCTCGCAGCGGCACGCCGTCGACGGACGTGACCGATCCGGAGACGCCGCAGCATCCCAGCGCGGCGGCAGCGAGGAGCGGAACCGGCATCGACCTGAAATTCTCGTGATTCCTGCGGAGCGGGCCTTCCAGGCGAACGAGCCCAGACGGTTCCGTGACGCCGGACGCGAACGAACGATCGCGTGGACCCGCTGATCATCACCGTCGCCCCGGTCGGGGGCGAAGTCATGCCGGACCAGACGCCGTATCTGCCGGTCACGCCCGCGCAGCTCGGCGAGACGGCCCGCGAGGTGCGCGCCGCCGGCGCCGGCATCATCCACGTCCACTGCCGAAACGACGACGGGAGCAACACTCACGACGTCGCGCGCTTCCGCGAGGCGTACGACGCGATCCGCGCCGCGAGCGACCTGATCGTCCAATTCTCAACCGGCGGCGCGATCGGGATGACCCCGGCGGAACGCGCCGCGCCGCTGGAGTTGCGGCCGGAGATGGCGACGCTCACCTGCGGGACGGTGAACTTCGGCGACGACGTCTTCGAGAACAGCTTTCCGATCATGCGCGGGATCGCGGCGGCGATCGCGCAGCACGGCGTCGTCCCCGAACTCGAGATCTTCGATCTGGGCCACGTCGCAAACGCAAAACGGCTGGCCGCCGAAGGTGCGATCCGCCTCCCCGCGCACGTCGATTTCGTCCTCGGCGTCCCCGGCGCGCTCGAAGCCACCGTCGAAAACCTCGTCGATTGCGTCCGCGCGCTCCCTCCGGGCTGCTCCTGGAGCGTCGCGGGGATCGGCCGCATGCAGCTCCCGCTCGCGACGGTGGCGATCGCGATGGGCGGCCACGTTCGCGTCGGGCTGGAAGACAATCTCTACTACGCGAAGGGGCGCTTGGCGCGAAACGAGGAGCTGGTGGCCCGCGTGGCGCGGATCGCCAGCGAACTCGGGCGCCCGGTCGCGACGCCCGACGAAGCCCGCGGCCTGCTCCTCCGAACCGCGACCACGGCCTGAGCGTTCCTAGGAAACTGCGAGTCCCCGCGGGAACTCGCGTCGGTTCGTTCCCCGGAGGCACCTCCACTGTTCACGTACGTCGTCCGCCGGACGCTGCAGAACATCCCGCTGCTGTTTCTCGTCTCGATCGTGCTTTTCACGATCCTGCTGCAGGCGCCGGGTGGTCCCCTGACCCCGTATCTGCAGAATCCGCACATCACCGAAGCCGACATCGCCCGGCTCAAGCACAATCTCGGCCTCGATCAGCCGCCGCCGGTGCAATACTTCCACTGGCTCGGCCGCGTGGTCACGGGCGATTTCGGATGGTCGCTGTCGAACTCGGAACCAGTGACGCAGGCGATCCTCGATCGCATGCCGGCGACGCTCGAGCTGATGGGCTGCTCGTTCGCGCTCTCGATCATCATCGGCGTGTCGTTCGGGATCATCAGCGCGATCAAGCAGTACTCGTGGGTCGACTATCTGATCACCACCTTCGCGTTTTTCGGCCAGTCGATGCCGGTGTTCTGGTTCGCGCTGATGCTGCAGCTGCTCTTCGCAGTGTACGGCATCCCGCTGGGGTTCGGGTATAAGATTCAA is a genomic window containing:
- a CDS encoding 3-keto-5-aminohexanoate cleavage protein, with amino-acid sequence MDPLIITVAPVGGEVMPDQTPYLPVTPAQLGETAREVRAAGAGIIHVHCRNDDGSNTHDVARFREAYDAIRAASDLIVQFSTGGAIGMTPAERAAPLELRPEMATLTCGTVNFGDDVFENSFPIMRGIAAAIAQHGVVPELEIFDLGHVANAKRLAAEGAIRLPAHVDFVLGVPGALEATVENLVDCVRALPPGCSWSVAGIGRMQLPLATVAIAMGGHVRVGLEDNLYYAKGRLARNEELVARVARIASELGRPVATPDEARGLLLRTATTA
- a CDS encoding ABC transporter permease, producing the protein MFTYVVRRTLQNIPLLFLVSIVLFTILLQAPGGPLTPYLQNPHITEADIARLKHNLGLDQPPPVQYFHWLGRVVTGDFGWSLSNSEPVTQAILDRMPATLELMGCSFALSIIIGVSFGIISAIKQYSWVDYLITTFAFFGQSMPVFWFALMLQLLFAVYGIPLGFGYKIQLPSAGMNESDTFVLADRLRHLVLPTIVLSLAFIAQYSRFMRSSMLEVIRTDYMRTAAAKGVSRGAVIFKHGLKNALIPLVTIIALTLPGIVAGAVVTETIFAWPGMGRLFFNALQQFDFALLMGYMMLVSFLVIFCNLLADVCYAWLDPRVKYS